From the genome of Deferribacteraceae bacterium V6Fe1:
CCCAAGTTCAGCATGGTCAAAGCCGATAAAGTTTCTCTCCACCTCATCAAGAGGAATATTGTTGTTAAAAGCAGTTTCCACAAACTCATCATATTCGGGGATAGACATTTTGAAAATGATTTGGCCTATGTCGTGCATCATACCGAGAGTGAACATTTCAGAGGCAATATCAGGTTTTTTTACTAATGATATAAGTCTTGCAAAGATTGATACAGCTATTGAATGCTCCCATATTTTTTGAGAAATAAAATCGGGGGTTTTGTTATAAACAGATTTTAATGAAAGTGATATTACCAAATTTTTAAGATTATTTATCCCGATGTAGGTAGTCGCCTGCCTTAAATCTGTTATTTCCGAAGCAGGGGAAAATGCCGCAGAATTTGCAAATTTTAATATTGCACTTGTGAGACTTATATCTTTTGATACAAGCATAATTATTTCAGACACATTATAATCAGGTTTTTCACATATTTGTATTATTTTAGAAGCTACTTGAGGTATGGGAGGAAGATTTTTGACTTTATACAATATCATTTTTTGTAACTGGTCATTCATATTTACCCCTTTACTATATTTTATAAAATATTATATACCTATTTTTCAAAATTATCCATACCATTAAAAATTAAGGGCAGTGCGACAAATTTGACAGATTACATGCAATATTTATTTCTTTTCATTCTATCGGTTACTTGCTAAGAGCTGCCTATTAACCTTCATTATTAGTAACAATCTTTAATTTTCTTGACATGAAAACTAAATTTTATAATATGTTACGTATGCATAGAGAAGAGTTAATAAGCTCACTTACACATCTTGTTTTTGGAGTTTTTACCGTATTTTTAACCGTTATTGCTATTCTCAAAGGGATAAGGATAGAAAGTACATATCATATTGTTTCTTATTTGATTTTTGGTATTTCTATGATTTTACTTTATTTTTCAAGTGGTATTTATCATTTTTTA
Proteins encoded in this window:
- a CDS encoding HDOD domain-containing protein, which translates into the protein MNDQLQKMILYKVKNLPPIPQVASKIIQICEKPDYNVSEIIMLVSKDISLTSAILKFANSAAFSPASEITDLRQATTYIGINNLKNLVISLSLKSVYNKTPDFISQKIWEHSIAVSIFARLISLVKKPDIASEMFTLGMMHDIGQIIFKMSIPEYDEFVETAFNNNIPLDEVERNFIGFDHAELGGYTMKAWKMPMLFIDTVYFHHQYQESQYKDHSTILAYSNNLAKQYSDAISKTVNEDEIKLCEAALKISQTEKDELINNFKEIYGQEKEMFQLN